Proteins encoded in a region of the Dasypus novemcinctus isolate mDasNov1 chromosome 24, mDasNov1.1.hap2, whole genome shotgun sequence genome:
- the LOC105747495 gene encoding large ribosomal subunit protein uL23-like: MAPKVKKEAPAPPKTEAKAKALKAKKAVLNGVHGHKKKKIRTSPTFRWPKTLRLRRQPIYPRKSAPRRNKLDQYAIIKFPVITESAMKKIEDSDILVFIVDAKANEHQIKQVVKKLYDIDVAKVNTLIRPDGEKKANVRLAPDYDALDVANKIGII; this comes from the coding sequence ATGGCGCCGAAAGTGAAGAAGGAAGCGCCTGCCCCTCCCAAAACCGAAGCCAAAGCCAAAGCTTTGAAAGCCAAGAAGGCAGTACTGAACGGCGTCCACGGccacaaaaaaaagaagatccgCACATCACCCACCTTCCGGTGGCCTAAGACGCTGCGTCTCAGGAGACAGCCCATATATCCTCGGAAAAGCGCCCCCAGGAGAAACAAGCTTGACCAATATGCCATCATCAAGTTCCCCGTGATCACTGAGTCAGCCATGAAGAAGATTGAAGACAGCGACATACTTGTGTTCATTGTGGATGCCAAGGCCAACGAGCACCAGATCAAGCAAGTGGTGAAGAAGCTCTATGACATTGATGTGGCCAAGGTCAACACCCTGATCAGGCCtgatggagagaagaaggcaAATGTTCGACTGGCTCCTGACTATGATGCTTTGGATGTTGCCAACAAAATTGGGATCATCTAA